The genomic DNA TTATTTCTGAATATTCAAGCTCCTCAAAAAACGATTCATTAATTGCGTACTTATACTGATATTCCCCATCTTTTAATCCAACAAAGGGAATTGATAATTGATTAAGATCAAACATTTTAAAATAAAGTTGGCAAAGTTAATAAAAAAAATTTAATGCTTGTCATAAAAACATTAAATTTAATCAGATATTGCCTGTTAACCTATGAATATCTCCCTGAAAACCAGGTATGAATTTTGCTATTAATTTAAAAATATTCACCCCAGTTCATTTATGTTGGCAAAACCTTGAATTTCACAAAAAAAAGAAAAATCTTTAAAGAGTCCAAACAATTTTCGAATTCCCGTTGAAAATTGTATTTTTGCATTGTAAAAAACTATTTAAGAATATATTTTCAATAAAGTGTAATTGTTTTTGACTTTTACCGTATAAGATTGAATAATTTAGTGAACCCAATGCAACTCGATATTAATATTATTTAATCTTTTACTTATATGAAATAGCCATGCACCAAACGTTCACAAACGCTAATGAATATAACATGGCTATCCCGATAAATCGGGATGGCCTTTAAAAAACAAATTATATACATATGAAATAGCCATGCACCGAACTGTGCACAAACAGCAATGAATATAACATGGCTTTACCATATGACAGTTAAAAAACAAATTATATACATATGAAATACCTGATATTTCTTCCTTTTTTTTCAATTTTATCCTGGTTTCCCTCAAAGGACACTCCAACTGAACCAATTGCTATAGTGCCTTTGGCCGGAATTGGCTTTGATAAAATGGAAGTGAAAAATGTCAATGATTCACTGGGGAGATTTTTTATACAAATTCCTCAATTATATGTTCAAAGGTGGGATACACTTGCCCAGACTAAATTTTGGAGAACACTAATCAAACTTTCTCCAGATTCAGGAATAATCAATATTAGCAGTAGCAGGCAGATTATTGAATTGTTTTCTAATAGTGGCTGGGAAAAACAATCGCCTGAAAAAAAAGAGGCATACAGGGACAGTGTTAGAAGGGTTCATAATTTGGGTATTGAAGATAAAATTTTCTTTTCAAGAGGCAAAGGAGATTTTTATGATTTTGAGGGCGCAATTCAAACTATTGATAAAGGAATATTTATTTTTGAACAGGAAAAAACTGATCCTTTTTTCGCCCAAACCATATTGCTCATAGAGAGTCCGGGGAAATGCGCAAAATCAAATGTTGGGGCTTGCGGGTCTTTTCAACTAATGAAAAGCGTTGCCATACAAATGGGAATGAAGGTTAATAGCGTGGTGGATGAACGGACAGATTTTGACAAATCAGCAGCAGCCTCTGCAAAACTTATTCGTACAGTATGTATTCCCCAAGCAAAAGATATTTTATTAAGGCACAATATAAGTTATAATGAAACTGATTTGTGGTTCAGGTTGTTGGTTTTGCACATTTATCATGCTGGAGCAGGAAATGTAAGTGGTGCCGTTAATATTATACAACCGCTTACCGGAGATATGAACTTAATAACACAACTTTGGCAAACTAAGTACAAAGGATTTGGAAATGCTTCGCAAAATTATTCTCAAGTTGCCCTAGCATCGCTTTTGGAGCTTGATCATATTATTTACAACAAATGCGAGGATGTACTTTTTCACCCTCTTATTTATAAGTAAATAAGGGATATTTATTAAAAAAAGTATTTTTGCAGCTTGCTTTTCTAAGGTAGTTCCCCCAATGGTAGAAAATGTTTCTCAATTAGATTTTAAATGCTAATTACAGAAATTTTTTACCCCCGTAAGATGATCTGAAGACAGTTTGAGATTTGGCAATAAATTTGAATCCTTCTTTTTGATTTGCCAAAAAATTGTTATACTAACAGAATGGATACAAAAAAGGCCGGAAATTATTTTTTTATATTATTAAAGATAATCGGCTGGATAACAGGTTCACTAGTAGGACTTTTTGTGTTTTTGTTTTTAATACTTAAAATTCCCGGTGTACAAAAAAAACTAGGATCATACACCGCTGCTTATCTTACAAAAACACTTGACACAAAAGTGGAAATTGCAAAAATCACTTTGAATCTTCCCAAATCAATTCAAATAAAGAAGATATACATTGAAAGCTTACACCAAGATACATTGTGGTACAGCAATGATTTAAAAGTAAATCTTGATTTTTTCTCTCTTTTAAAAAATCGTGTTGAAATAAATTCAATTTATCTTGAACATTGTACTGCTCACATTCAAAAATCAATTGTTGATAGCTCCTATAATTTTGACTTTATCATTCAAGCTTTTGTTAATGACCAGAAAGATGAAATAAAAACTGAAGAGAAAGGAAAAGCCTGGGATTTTTCGATTCAGCAAGTAGAATTGAAAAACATATATTTTACATTGGATGATCAATTTCTACAAACCAAAATAAACACAAGCCTAGATTATTTAACTATCGATATAGATGAACTTGACCTTGAAAACCAGGCGTATTTAATCGATGCTGTTTTCTTAAAGGGTGTACATTTAGTTTATGAATCTAATAATAAAGACCCCGAAACAGTAGAACCTGATTTAGAAAGTTCACTTCCTGTGATTTTAGTAAACAACATTAACATGGAAAACATTAATATCTCTTATAAAGATATTAATGGAGATCAAAACCTGGGTTTTTATATGGCCAGGTTTGGGGCTGAGGAACTTAATCTTAACCTTTCCACTCAAATTGTAGAACTGGATAGAATATCACTTCAAAAAGCTGATGTATTCTATTCCACCTATGCCCCAAGGAATGAACATTCAACAGAAGTAACTGATAAAACTATTGAGCAGTTGCCATGGATGGCAAAATTAAATCAAATCGATCTTTCAGAAATCGCATTCAAATACCAGAATAAAGCAGAGCCAGAACTTGCAGAAGGAATTGATTTCAATAATCTTATGGTTTCAAATTTTAATTTTAATGCAACTAATATTTATTTCCACGAGGATAGCATTCATGCCAAGCTAAATCACTTAACATTAAAGGACAAAAGCGGTTTTGAAATCAGGGAATTAAAAACTCTTTTCACTTTAAATCCACAAGGAATTCAATTCAGCGATTTATATTTAGAAACCGGGGAAAGTATCCTTGGCAATCATTTGGAACTGAATTATCCTTCCATGGATGCTATTTCAGATAATCTGAGTGCATTATATATGAATGTAAAACTCGAAGATTCACATGTAGGATTTAAAGATTTGGTTTATTTTGATTCTGGACTTGCAAAAAATCAATTTTTTGTTGATAATAAGGATAAAAAAATCACCCTTAATGGCAAGATAGAGGGCCTTTTCTCAGATATACGGCTTAAAAATTTCACTCTGGGATATTCTCCCTCAACAAACATTTCTGTTAATGGCAGTATTAAAGGTTTACCAAATAACAAACAAGCCTTTTTTAATTTTGATACCATCCTATTAAATACCACCAGAGGTGATTTAACCGCTATAGTTCCTGACACATTATTACCTAAAGAAATTACTATTCCAGAAATTATTGCTTTAAATGGGAATTTCAAGGGAACTATCACTGATTTTAATAGCGCCATGAACTTAAATACTTCCCTCGGAAGTATAAATGCTGATGTGGTGTTAAAGTCAGATACACTTTTTAAAACCGGTGATTATTGGGCCCATCTTTCAGTTATAAACCTGGATGCAGGGAAATTTCTAAAACAGGAAGAATTACTTGGGAAAATTGAGTTGGTTGCATCCCTTAAAGGGTCTGGTTTAACTCTTGAAAATATGGTGGCAAATGTGGATGCCACTGTAAAAAAAGCAGTTGTAAATAATTATGAATACAACGATTTAAGAATTAACGGTCTTTTTCAGCAACAGAATTTTTCTGGTATAATCAAGCTGGAGGATGAAAACCTTGCATTTGATTTTGATGGCAATGTTGATTATAGCAAGGAATTACCAAATATTACTGCCAATATTAACCTCAAGGGAGCTGATTTAAAAGCTTTGAATTTTTCTAAGGAAGACATTCTGCTTCAAGGAGTTTTATCAGCGCATATTGAAGGAAACAATATTGATGATCTCACTGGAAATATTGGCATTCGCGATGTTTTAATCATTAAAAACAATCAACCTTATCGTATTGACTCATTACTTTTTGTTTCTGTTAAAGAAGAAAAGCAAAAAATTGTTACCTTGAATTCCGACTTTTTTGCAGCTCGATTTGCGGGAACAATCAATCCTTCGGAATTAGGGAAAGTTATTCAAAATCAAATCAACAGTTACTTCGATTTGCATTTAAGTGAAACCATTGATGAGCAAAAACTAAAGCCACAGGATTTCAAATTTGAAATTTCTGTTTCTGAAGCTTTAATCCTAAAGGATATTCTTGTACCAGGTTTACAGGAATTACAAAAAATAGAAATAAAAGGAAGTTACAATAGTCTTGCTTCCAGTATAAACCTTCAAATTAAAGCTCCCCTTGTTGTATATGAGCAAATCACTGTTGATTCACTGGTATTAAATATTAATTCCAGCGATAAGGGTCTGACTTATTCGATTTTTCTGAATGAGATTTCAAATCCTTCCTTAATACTTCAAAATCCTTCTTTAACCGGAACCATTGCAGGTGATTTAATAAGTACCCGGTTTAAAATTATTGATGAAAACAACAACGAGAAGTTTGGATTTACGGCCTTGGTAAAAAGCATTGAAAATGAGTTTACATTGCATTTACTGCCCGGCCAGGTTATTTTAAACTATGCTCCATGGAATCTTCCTTCCGATAATAATATCAAAATTACTGATCAAGGTTTTGCAATACATAACCTGGTTCTAGAAAAAGACAATCAAATGCTTTCAATAAATATAAAAGGAAGGATTCCATCAGACACATTAGAAATTGTTTTTAATAATTTTAATGTTAAAAGTTTATCTGAAATTATTGAAAAGGACAATGAACCTTTGTATAGGGGAATTATTGATGGCCAAGTTGAAATAATGGGATTTCAGCAAGAACATATCGCATTTTTATCTGATTTATCAATTGCAAATTTAAGTTATAAAACAGATACCATAGGTGATGTAAAGATTC from Bacteroidota bacterium includes the following:
- a CDS encoding translocation/assembly module TamB; translated protein: MDTKKAGNYFFILLKIIGWITGSLVGLFVFLFLILKIPGVQKKLGSYTAAYLTKTLDTKVEIAKITLNLPKSIQIKKIYIESLHQDTLWYSNDLKVNLDFFSLLKNRVEINSIYLEHCTAHIQKSIVDSSYNFDFIIQAFVNDQKDEIKTEEKGKAWDFSIQQVELKNIYFTLDDQFLQTKINTSLDYLTIDIDELDLENQAYLIDAVFLKGVHLVYESNNKDPETVEPDLESSLPVILVNNINMENINISYKDINGDQNLGFYMARFGAEELNLNLSTQIVELDRISLQKADVFYSTYAPRNEHSTEVTDKTIEQLPWMAKLNQIDLSEIAFKYQNKAEPELAEGIDFNNLMVSNFNFNATNIYFHEDSIHAKLNHLTLKDKSGFEIRELKTLFTLNPQGIQFSDLYLETGESILGNHLELNYPSMDAISDNLSALYMNVKLEDSHVGFKDLVYFDSGLAKNQFFVDNKDKKITLNGKIEGLFSDIRLKNFTLGYSPSTNISVNGSIKGLPNNKQAFFNFDTILLNTTRGDLTAIVPDTLLPKEITIPEIIALNGNFKGTITDFNSAMNLNTSLGSINADVVLKSDTLFKTGDYWAHLSVINLDAGKFLKQEELLGKIELVASLKGSGLTLENMVANVDATVKKAVVNNYEYNDLRINGLFQQQNFSGIIKLEDENLAFDFDGNVDYSKELPNITANINLKGADLKALNFSKEDILLQGVLSAHIEGNNIDDLTGNIGIRDVLIIKNNQPYRIDSLLFVSVKEEKQKIVTLNSDFFAARFAGTINPSELGKVIQNQINSYFDLHLSETIDEQKLKPQDFKFEISVSEALILKDILVPGLQELQKIEIKGSYNSLASSINLQIKAPLVVYEQITVDSLVLNINSSDKGLTYSIFLNEISNPSLILQNPSLTGTIAGDLISTRFKIIDENNNEKFGFTALVKSIENEFTLHLLPGQVILNYAPWNLPSDNNIKITDQGFAIHNLVLEKDNQMLSINIKGRIPSDTLEIVFNNFNVKSLSEIIEKDNEPLYRGIIDGQVEIMGFQQEHIAFLSDLSIANLSYKTDTIGDVKIHAHNRKEDLYTINASIEGKGNEIKIEGTYAQQTQKLDFILDVRNLELGTVKPFVEQSITELSGSMRGNLLITGTVDDPDIDGTLNFQKTGFNLVSLNSYFTLKDELIFFDKKGINFRSVTLMDTASNAAVINGYILTKDYRQMFFDLNVTTANFLALNTSETSNEQYYGTIIVESDLRIRGNLDQPVINARINLKDGSDLTYIIPADEIAVIEREGIVEFIIVDKDSINSIMNKTEPKDTIRTEIRGIDLSANITIDKETKLRIVIDPATGDFIEVIGGGTMSFSMDPAGAMTLTGIYEINEGNYRLSFYDLVKRDFAIKPGSTITWTGDPLNAVVNISAIYTIRTSPSALMESQLGATDDQQQRSLNQPLPFEVYLNMRGSMLKPEIDFNIELPYDRKGVMDGTVNRRLQILNEQENELNKQVFALLVLNRFLPPDPLEAANGGGLTATARSSASKILTQQLNQFARKRVAGVEIAFDVELYEDATELQVDLERAFLDDRLRVEVGGRVDLEDRNRSQRSSDIVGDVAVEYNLTPDGRYRLRAFRKNEFQMLIDGDVVETGLSLIFTKDFDRFRDLFRRSNGNGSNGNGSNGNRKNGNGKKGKDESSELINSNELPDKKN